The genomic window AAGCAATGCAAATTGCGAAAGGCAAGCTCGACGAATTTGAACCGTATCTCAAAGTTCGTGAAGCCTACGATTCACTGCCGGGACTACTTCAAAAATTGGTTCTCGGCTCGATAGGGTTTCTTATTTCTTTGATGTTTTTAATGATCCCCTACTCATTCTATAGTTCCGGATCTGAGAACTTGGCACTGTTCGAAGAAAATCGTGATCTTGTTTTGGACTTGTACCGAGTGAAGAGAAAGATCCTGTCTTCTCCCCAAGCTCCTCCCCCCATGGATCCCTCGTCTCTAGAGAGCTCTGCGCGTTCTGCCGTAAATGCCGCCCGAGTGCAGCCCGAACAAATCAAAGCCATTTCCTTTGTCGACGGTTCAACTTCAAAACCGAGTACCGCCATACCAAAATCTGTTCGACAAAATCTTGTGGAAATTCGCCTAGCAAACCTGAATCTCGCGCAAGTTGTCGACATCGGGCATGCTCTTTCAAATATTCAGTCTACAAAAGTCATGTCGTTTGATGTCCGCCCAGGTTCGGCTCAAGGAAACTATTTTGATGTTATGTTTAAAATTGTAAGTTTCGATATTCCCGTCGCTCCGGTCGCTAAGGGAAAGTAGAGGTCGCACATATGGGTTCAGTTTCGAGCGCGATAAGCGGACTACTTAGTTTTTTCAGAAACAATATGGGCAAGCTTTTTCTACTTCCGTTTGTTGTCTTGCTATGGGTTCCCTTCATTTTTCCATACGGAGATTTGCGTGCGGTAGTTGCAACTACAGGTTCGCGCCTAATGGGCGAGGGTACAGCGATCGACTTTGATACAATGTCTCTTGGCCTCGGATTTCCTATTTCCTTTGATTTCGAAGGATTTGAATTCGTACGAACTGGGCTTCCAGTGCTTTCTGCCGATCGCCTGACTGCCACGCCCAGTCTTGGCGCACTGATTACCCGAAAACCCGGCGGCAAAGTTGAAGCCGACGGTTTTTTCAACGGACAGGTCAAAGCGTCTCTTTCGCCAGGTGCCGCAATCAAAGAAAACGCCGGCAACAAGCATGACATCACGGCAAACATTTCTGGAATTCAGCTTGGCCTCCTCACGACAGCGTTAAAACGAGCTGGAATTTTAAACTTTACTGCTCAAGGTTCTATCGATTCACAAGCAACCGCGACGATAGACCCCACATTTGGAGACCAGCCGATAGCGGATTTAAATCTCTCGGCTAATACGGTCTCGGTCCCGTCGGTGTCGGTACCTATTCCCGGCATGGGACCTGTTCAAACACCATCACTGCAATTCGCTAAACTTGATTTCAAAGGGAAACTGCAAGAGGGCAAACTGCAAATTGAGGATTTAACTTTCGGCCAAAGTACGGACAGCCTATCTGGACGAGTGCGCGGCGAGCTCGGCTTAAGTTTGAAAAACGACGGCGGTCGCATTCGGGCGATGACTGGGGCAATGGACCTGAGAGTGGAGCTAAGCGTCTCCCAATCGATGATGGACGCTATGACAAAATCGGGGGTCGCATTGGCCCTTTTGCTGGTCGAAAAGTTTAAAACCGTGTCTGGCGACAACCTCAAATATGGCTTCCGCGTCCAGTCGACTGTGAATAGCCCAAACCCGAAACTCCTCCCTCTCTCCTCTGGGGGCTAATAGGCCTATTTCGCGCCGAGTTATTTACCCCGAGACACTTCGCAGGATTGCTCGCGCCAATTCTTACCTTTAGGCTACGACCCTACTAAACATTGGGTTTCCGGCACCCGAGCTATTTTACCAAACGTTGTTATCGAACGTTTTTAACAGCGCCGGCAAAGAGGGGTACACACATGGCAGGAGTCAATAAAGTCATCATCGTCGGACGATTGGGAGCAGATCCTGAAATTCGCCAGGTAGGCAATGGCGGCAATGTGGCTCGCCTCAGTGTTGCGACAAGCGAAAACTGGGTCGACAAAGAGGGACAAAAACAAGAGCGCACCGAATGGCATCGCATTGTAGTTTGGGGCAAGCTTGCAGAAATCTGCGGTCGTCACCTTTCAAAGGGGCGCCAAGTTTACATCGAAGGTCGTCTTCAGACTCGTTCTTGGGAAGACCAAGGCGTAAAAAAATACTCGACTGAAATCGTCGCCAATACGGTTCAATTCTTAGGTGGACCAAACGAACGAGCAGAAGGCTCGGCTTCGTATGGTGGCGCTAGTGGCGGCGGAGCAGGCCGAGCAGCAAGTCGACCAGCAGCTGACGACGCTGGCGGCGGCTTCCAAGACTTTAGCCCCGAGCCAAGTTTCGACACATCAGAAGACATTCCGTTCTAGAAGTCTATTTTGTCGCTACGGCCTCCGGCCTGCGTCTCGGGTGAGCCTCGCTCCTTCGAAGCTCTCACCCTCGTTTCGATGCAGGGGCATCGAAAGATAAGACAGGTCGCTACGGCCTCCGGCCTGCGCTGCTTTCGATGCGGGGGCATCGAAAGATAAAGACAAGGTCGCTACGGCCTCCGGCCTACGCTGCTTTCGATGCAGGGGCATCGAAAGATAAAGACAGGTCGCTACGGCTTGGCGACCCTCCATAGGGGGGGCCCCGCCAAGAGCCTCCTCGAATTTTTCTTATGTACCGCGATTCTTGTTGAGTCGCGATACATACCGACAATTGTCCTGCTACTACTCCGATTCTGATGCCTCTTCGCACCAGCTACCCTTAGAATAATGGAAGCGAGGTCATCCATGCGTCGAACATCATTTATGAAATTCCTATCTCTTCTATCCGAAGTTGTTTTCGCTGTAGTTTCGACCACAACGATGATGACGATTGGCTTCAGCGAAAGCGCCGCCGCCGCTACCGTAGAAAAAGTAAAGGGCTCGGCCGCAATAATCTCTTACGGCGAAGACGAGACTCAGCCCGCTAAAGGCGACAAAGTTTTCGCAACAGAGAATGGGAAACGCAAAGCCCTAATGGAAGTCGTCCAGATTAAAAATGGAAAAGCCAAAGTTAAAATCACAAAAGGAAAAGTAAAAGAAGGCATGGAAGTCGTAGCCGGGAAGGCGAAAGCGACTGCGGACTCTGGAGACGGCGAGGAAGATCCAGAAGCTGCGGCTGACGAATCGGCCGGCAAAAAGAAGCGGCCACGATCAGCTGGTGCCGCCACACTATTCAAAGACATGACCGTTGGATTTCTTGGTGGTTACGCAATGGATTCACAGAGTGTGACAATTACTGGATCGGCAGCACAAGCCATGACCGGATCGGGTTTCAGCGTGCGCGGATTTGCAGATATTCCAGTAGCAGGAAGCCTCGCTCTTTTGACTCGCGTGGGAGCAGAACAGTTCAACGTAAAAAAAGACGATTTTAAAAGCGAGATCCTGTACGCAGTCGTAGATCTGATGCTGAAATATTCATTCGCATCAACGGGTTTCGTTCCCTTTGCGATGGGTGGACTTGGACTTCATTTTCCAATCTCTAAAGCGTCTAACATTCTTGATGTAAACCGTGTTTCGTCAACAACCGTATTCTATGCCGGCGGCGGGTTTAACTTCGTGATGGGAAGCTCGAGCTACATGCAGTTAACGGCAGAATACGGAATGTTTCCGCCATCTAACGATGTGTCGACCACTCTCATCGCAATTCGCGGCGGCATCGGCTTCCGCTTTTAAGGCGTCGCTACGGCTTGGCGACCCTCCGCAGGAGGGCCCCGCCAAGGGCCTTCGTCTCGGGCGAGCCTCGCTCCTTCGAAGCTCTCACCCTCGTTTCGTGCAGTGGCGCGAAAAGACTTTCCCCGTCCCCCCATCCAAGGCAGCCCATGGCTTTTTCGGAAGCTCTTGCGCGGCAGGATGCCGGTTCCTCGCAAGGAGGCCAGGATGGCCGTCTTCCGAAAAAGCCATGGGCTGACTAAAATCTTTCGACCGCGATAATACCTGGAATTTTTTGAAGATCAGCCATCACTTGTGTGAGGTGACTTTTATCGCGCACAGAAATTTCAAACTGACAGACAGCCTTTTTGTCTTTCGTCGTTCTTGCCTGAACATTCAAAATATTTGCACTTCTCGAAGCAAAGGCCTCCGACATGCTCTTCAGCAAACCCGGAATATCTTGGCTCACAACCCGCAAGCGAACGTTTCGGGTTTGACCCTCGGGAGTTGTCTCCACAGTCCAACCGACATCAATACGGCGTTCATTATCAACTTCAAACGCTTTTTCACAATCGGACCGGTGCACGGTAATGCCACGGCCGCGCGTAATAAATCCCAAGATCGGATCGCCTGGAATTGGATTGCAACAGCGAGCAAACCGAACCAAAAGATCGTCCATGCCGTCGACCTTGATAATCGACTTCGACTTCAAATTCTTTTTCGACGCGTTTACGTTTGAGAATACTTTTTCCAAAAAAGATTTTGGTTTTTCCGGTTCAACTGAAGAGGCCGCCGCTATTTCCGCAAGCTTGATTCCTGGCTCAAAAGCCTGAATCACTGCCAGAGCAGTGATTTTTCCGTAGCCAATCTGCACGTGGATATCGTCTAAATCATGAGTTTTAAAATGTCTTACGACTCGGTCAAGCTCCTGCGAGGGACGAAGGTATTTGTCTTTCGTAAGCTTGTACTTCGCAAATTCTTTTTCCAAAATATCTTTGCCAAGTTCGCCCGCCCGCTTTCTTTCCTGCGCGGTAACATACCATCGAATCTTCGACTTCGCTCTGGTAGTGACACAGTTCTTCAGCCAATCCTTTGACGGCTGCTGGTTGGGGTTGGTCGTGATTTCTACCGTATCGCCATTTCTTAGTTTATGTTTCAAAGGCACAATACGGCCATTTACTTTTGCACCCGAGCAACGCGTGCCAACATCCGTATGGACAGCGAATGCAAAGTCAATCGGAGTCGCTCCATCCGGCAGCTCACGAACTTCGCCTTTCGGCGTGAACACATAAATCTCCCGATCAAAGAGATCTTTTTTTACGGTCTCTAAAAATTCATCGGGGCTACCGACTTGCTGGTGAAGAGAGACGAGATCTCTCAACCAATCAAACTTCTTCTCGTCGTTGTCAGGACGTCCACCTTCTTTGTATTTCCAGTGGGCCGCGATCCCTCGCTCGGCTACCATATGCATTTCTCGAGTCCGAATCTGAATTTCGATTCGCTCGGCGCCCGGCCCGAACACAGTCGTGTGTAGCGACTGATAGTTATTCACTTTAGGCATGGCGATAAAATCTTTGAATCGCCCTGGAACCGGCTTCCAAAGCGAATGTACGTGACCAAGAACTTCATAGCATTCGCTGACGGAACCAACCACGACGCGAAACGCGAGAAGATCATGGATCTGTTCGTAATCGAGTTGTCGAGTCTGCATTTTCTTGTAGATGGAATACAAATGCTTCGGCCGACCAAACACTTCAAATTTTAATTTTGTCCTCAAAGAAATTTCATTCGACAAAAGTCGTTTCACGTCATCGATGTATTTTTCGCGCTCAGTTTTTCGCTTCGCAACCGCCTGAGCCAACTGATAATACATGTCCGGTTTCGAGTACCGAAGCGACAGGTCCTCGAGCTCGATCTTGAGAGACATTATCCCCAACCGACCAGCCAGCGGTGCGTAGATATCTAAAGTCTCTTGCGCAATCCGCACCTGTTTTTCATACGGCATGTGCGTCAGTGAGCGCATATTATGAAGCCTGTCTGCAAGCTTCACCAAAACAACGCGAACATCTTTCCCCATCGCAACAATCATCTTCCGAATATTTTCGCCCTGCTTTTCGTGCGTGTTGCGGAATCCAAGTCGCGAAATCTTTGTCACACCATCGACAAGTTCACAGACCGTCCGACCAAACTCGCGTTCGACGTCCTCAAGAGTGGCATGGGTGTCTTCGACGGTATCGTGCAAAAGACCTGTAATGACCGTTGCTGTGTCTAAGCGAAGTTCAGCGAGAATGCCCGCTACTCCCAAAGGATGGGTGACATAGGGCTCGCCGCTTCGGCGAAATTGACCTTCATGGGCTTTTTCGGAAAATTTGTACGCCTTCGTGATCAACTCGAAGTCAGCAGACGGGTCGTAGCCGCGAACACGCTCGAGGAGGTCCTCGAGTGTCTCGGTCACACCTTGTGGAATCAATTCCGCTGTTGCGTGATCAACCATTACTTTGTGCCCAATACCGCTAGTCGGCAGTCCCCACTATCAGAGCCATGCCGGGTGTATCAGCTTATCGGAGTTTCCGGAAAATTTCTCGATAGAATAAGAAGCAGATATGAAGCTCCGAGCCTCACAAAAACCGGTTCAAATTATCGGTTTAGATCTTTTTCGACCTGTGCGATCTGGTCGGCATCATCAACTTCTTCAAATCGAACCGATCCAGCCGCAACTTCACGGAGTGAAGTTACGATGTACTTGTTTCGACCTGAAACAGTTGGGCTAGCTCCTTTGAGCAGCTGTTTTGAACGCTTGGCTACCAATAGGACCAGTGCAAAGCGATTTTCTACTTTATCTAAACAGTCTTCTACCGTGACGCGTGCCATAGGGAGGAAACCTAACGTCCTGCGATCAGAGATTCAACCAGTTTCTTAAATTCGCCAAAAGACCGCTCAAAATCGTCGTTAACCACTTGATGATCAAATTCCCCTGCTTTTGCAATTTCACGACTGGCGTTGGCCATTCGAACTTCAAGATTTTGAGTTCTACCCTTGTCACGCTTTTCGACGCGTCGCCGTAACTCATCGATAGAAGGTGGTAAAATGAAAATTGTCGAAGCATCCGGGTACTTCATCTTGAAGGTCTCTGCGCCCTGGACATCCACGTCCATGATCACGACTTTGTTCTCTGCCCACGCCTCTTCTAACTGATAGAGGGGAGTGCCGTAGAGGTTCGTGTGTACTTCGGCCCATTCGACAAAAAACCCACTGGCGACCAGTTCTTGAAACTTGGCGCGGCCGACAAAATAGTAGGGCTTACCTTCTGACTCGCCTTCCCGCATTGCACGGGTGGTGTAGGTCACCGTGTCTACCAGAACCGATAGCTCTTTCGTCGCTCGCTCGACGAAACTCGATTTGCCGGCACCACTTGGTGCAGCGACGATGATCATTCTTGTGCCAAGCCGGCCAGGCTGATTCAATTTCGCCTCCCCTTACTCGACATTTTGAACCTGTTCGCGAATCTTTTCCACGAGAGTCTTTGCTTCAACTACAATCCTCGTCAATTCGGCAGTCTGGCTCTTTGAACCGACTGTGTTCACTTCGCGCAATAGCTCCTGAGCGTAAAAGTCCAAGGTTTTGCCGATCGGTGTGAATTCAGAATCAGAGTCATTGCCTTCAGCTCGTTTAGAATTTTTAGCAACTCCTCGACCACCGACTTTTGTCCCAGTCGATTTCACGTTCGGTGAAACGAGCTCCCGGTACACTTTTAAGTGTGCTTTCAAACGCGCAATTTCTTCTCGAATGTCACCACGATCAACCAAAAGGGCAACTTCGTGATGAAATCTCGCGTCCTCTTCCATTGGTGCTTTTAATCCTGTCGCTCCCAACCGGTCCATGCGAGTTTTCAGCCTAGATCGCAAATCCTCTGGCGCCTCCGAAGCAAGGCGCTCAACTTTTTCAACAACTCCATCAAGATTGCTAAGAAGCTCCAGAAGTTCTTCTTGAATGGCGCTCCCTTCACGGCTTTTTTCAAGGTCAAGCGCCGCGAGGGCTTCTTCAGCCAAATTTAAAATTAATCCCTTTTCGGAATCGGTCATCTGGAAATCACTGACCACACGAACAACATCCGGAGCGCGCGCAATCATTTCGAAAGGAATTTCCTGGCCCTTGAGCCCTGTCGCCTTCGCCAATTTTTTTAATGCCTGAACCCACTCGGATGCCAACTTTTCGTCAATCTCAACATGCGATTGTTCACTCGTTCCTCGCACTCGATTGACATGCAGATCAACTGTTCCCCGCGAAAGTCTGCTTTGAGCCTTTTTGCGAATCTCTGGCTCTAGTTCGGCCCACTCTCTAGGCAAATGAACTCGCACTTCAAGAAATCTTCCGTTCACGGACCGTACCCAGGCTTCGGCGAAACCGGAAGGAGTCGTGCGATGGAGCGCGGCTTTTGAACGCGCGGCTTTTTGTGAAACCGACTTTTTTGAACGACCATACCCGGTCATGCTCTTCATAGCGCGGAATCCTCTAGCCGATCGACCATTCAGTCAATCGTATTCGCGGTAAAAAACTTAAACGCAAACTGACTGGCGATATCCAACTCTCGTTCAACGTCCACCCAAAATGTATTTGGATCTCTGGCAAACCACGTGCGCTGTTTTTTCGCCAGCCGCATCGTCCCTTTTACTATACTTGCCCTTAAATCAGACAAGCTCGCCGGAGTCTTTAAATGTTCCAAGGATTCTCGGTATCCGACAGACTGAAGGGCCGGCCGATCGGAAAAGCCTGCGTCAACAAGACCCTTCACTTCGTCGAGTAGACCCAGTTCTAGCATCCTCGCGGTGCGAGCCTCGATCCTCACCTCTAAAGACGGGCGATCGATTTTCAGTCCAAGAGTCGCTACTTTTCGCCCAGGAAATCGAAACCGGCTTGCGTCTTCAAAACGCCGCTTGATGTCGGAAAGCTTTTCGCCGCCTTGCGACTCCATAATTTCCAAGGCCCGCACGATTCGATATCGATCCTGTTCCGCAATGGTCTTTGCGGCCTCAGAATCTTTTGCTACGAGCTCGCGATAGACGGCAGGTAGGCCTTCGGCATCGATCCGTCGTTCAATTCTAGTTTGAATTTCAACATCCGCTTTTTCAATTGGATACATTCCCTTCATCAGAGCTTGGACATAAAATCCGCTTCCGCCACAAACGATGTAAGACCGATTGGGATTGGAGCCGATTAGACCGAGCGCCTCGCGCTCGAAAGTGCCTGCAGTATATTCATCGGCAACGGAAACATGGCCGACAAAATGATGTCGCACTTCCAACAATTCCGTTGGTGAAGGTCGAGCAGAGCCGATAATTAACTCACGATACACTTGAACGCTGTCGCTAGAAATTATCTCTGCGCCGAACTCTTTCGCCAGTTTGATCGCTAACGCGGTTTTTCCTGCCGCTGTAGGACCTACCAAAAAAAGCAAGCTAGGATGAACAGTGGTGTCACTTCCGATCACGACCTAAACCGTTCGTCCGAAATCGCGCT from Deltaproteobacteria bacterium includes these protein-coding regions:
- the gspN gene encoding type II secretion system protein GspN codes for the protein MGSVSSAISGLLSFFRNNMGKLFLLPFVVLLWVPFIFPYGDLRAVVATTGSRLMGEGTAIDFDTMSLGLGFPISFDFEGFEFVRTGLPVLSADRLTATPSLGALITRKPGGKVEADGFFNGQVKASLSPGAAIKENAGNKHDITANISGIQLGLLTTALKRAGILNFTAQGSIDSQATATIDPTFGDQPIADLNLSANTVSVPSVSVPIPGMGPVQTPSLQFAKLDFKGKLQEGKLQIEDLTFGQSTDSLSGRVRGELGLSLKNDGGRIRAMTGAMDLRVELSVSQSMMDAMTKSGVALALLLVEKFKTVSGDNLKYGFRVQSTVNSPNPKLLPLSSGG
- a CDS encoding single-stranded DNA-binding protein; the protein is MAGVNKVIIVGRLGADPEIRQVGNGGNVARLSVATSENWVDKEGQKQERTEWHRIVVWGKLAEICGRHLSKGRQVYIEGRLQTRSWEDQGVKKYSTEIVANTVQFLGGPNERAEGSASYGGASGGGAGRAASRPAADDAGGGFQDFSPEPSFDTSEDIPF
- a CDS encoding bifunctional (p)ppGpp synthetase/guanosine-3',5'-bis(diphosphate) 3'-pyrophosphohydrolase; translated protein: MVDHATAELIPQGVTETLEDLLERVRGYDPSADFELITKAYKFSEKAHEGQFRRSGEPYVTHPLGVAGILAELRLDTATVITGLLHDTVEDTHATLEDVEREFGRTVCELVDGVTKISRLGFRNTHEKQGENIRKMIVAMGKDVRVVLVKLADRLHNMRSLTHMPYEKQVRIAQETLDIYAPLAGRLGIMSLKIELEDLSLRYSKPDMYYQLAQAVAKRKTEREKYIDDVKRLLSNEISLRTKLKFEVFGRPKHLYSIYKKMQTRQLDYEQIHDLLAFRVVVGSVSECYEVLGHVHSLWKPVPGRFKDFIAMPKVNNYQSLHTTVFGPGAERIEIQIRTREMHMVAERGIAAHWKYKEGGRPDNDEKKFDWLRDLVSLHQQVGSPDEFLETVKKDLFDREIYVFTPKGEVRELPDGATPIDFAFAVHTDVGTRCSGAKVNGRIVPLKHKLRNGDTVEITTNPNQQPSKDWLKNCVTTRAKSKIRWYVTAQERKRAGELGKDILEKEFAKYKLTKDKYLRPSQELDRVVRHFKTHDLDDIHVQIGYGKITALAVIQAFEPGIKLAEIAAASSVEPEKPKSFLEKVFSNVNASKKNLKSKSIIKVDGMDDLLVRFARCCNPIPGDPILGFITRGRGITVHRSDCEKAFEVDNERRIDVGWTVETTPEGQTRNVRLRVVSQDIPGLLKSMSEAFASRSANILNVQARTTKDKKAVCQFEISVRDKSHLTQVMADLQKIPGIIAVERF
- a CDS encoding DNA-directed RNA polymerase subunit omega; this encodes MARVTVEDCLDKVENRFALVLLVAKRSKQLLKGASPTVSGRNKYIVTSLREVAAGSVRFEEVDDADQIAQVEKDLNR
- the gmk gene encoding guanylate kinase; this encodes MIIVAAPSGAGKSSFVERATKELSVLVDTVTYTTRAMREGESEGKPYYFVGRAKFQELVASGFFVEWAEVHTNLYGTPLYQLEEAWAENKVVIMDVDVQGAETFKMKYPDASTIFILPPSIDELRRRVEKRDKGRTQNLEVRMANASREIAKAGEFDHQVVNDDFERSFGEFKKLVESLIAGR
- a CDS encoding YicC family protein, with the translated sequence MKSMTGYGRSKKSVSQKAARSKAALHRTTPSGFAEAWVRSVNGRFLEVRVHLPREWAELEPEIRKKAQSRLSRGTVDLHVNRVRGTSEQSHVEIDEKLASEWVQALKKLAKATGLKGQEIPFEMIARAPDVVRVVSDFQMTDSEKGLILNLAEEALAALDLEKSREGSAIQEELLELLSNLDGVVEKVERLASEAPEDLRSRLKTRMDRLGATGLKAPMEEDARFHHEVALLVDRGDIREEIARLKAHLKVYRELVSPNVKSTGTKVGGRGVAKNSKRAEGNDSDSEFTPIGKTLDFYAQELLREVNTVGSKSQTAELTRIVVEAKTLVEKIREQVQNVE
- the miaA gene encoding tRNA (adenosine(37)-N6)-dimethylallyltransferase MiaA, with the protein product MIGSDTTVHPSLLFLVGPTAAGKTALAIKLAKEFGAEIISSDSVQVYRELIIGSARPSPTELLEVRHHFVGHVSVADEYTAGTFEREALGLIGSNPNRSYIVCGGSGFYVQALMKGMYPIEKADVEIQTRIERRIDAEGLPAVYRELVAKDSEAAKTIAEQDRYRIVRALEIMESQGGEKLSDIKRRFEDASRFRFPGRKVATLGLKIDRPSLEVRIEARTARMLELGLLDEVKGLVDAGFSDRPALQSVGYRESLEHLKTPASLSDLRASIVKGTMRLAKKQRTWFARDPNTFWVDVERELDIASQFAFKFFTANTID